The following is a genomic window from Pseudomonadota bacterium.
GTCATGGCGCTGCTTCGCGGGGGCCCCCTTCCCGTATATCTTGAGGACCTGGCCGGCGCGTATGTGCGACTTGCTCCCGAGCCCGTTCCAGCTGCGGAGCTTGGCGACCGTAACGCCCCTGTGCCTCGAGGCTATGCCTCCGAGCGTGTCCCCCTTCTTCACCTTGTACCTTGTCACGCTCCTTCCGCCGCTACCTCCGGCGCTCCCCCCATCGTCATACGATGCGAATCTGGCCGCGTAGGAGCCGACCGGTATTATGAGGGTCTGTCCCGGCCTCAGATGGGACTTGTATCCTATGCCGTTGGCCGAGGCTATCTTCCGGCTGCTCACGCCGTAGCGCCGGGCGATCTTGGTCAGCGTATCGCCCTTGCCGACATTGTGGCGCACGACCTTGATGCGCTCCTCCTCGGGTATCTGGGCGTACGCGACCTTGAAATTCTCCGCAGTGCCCCTGGGCAGCTTTATCGCATAGTTGCTCTCGGCCGGGGGGGTGGCGCCGCGGACCAGGTGGGCGTTGAGCCTGGCTACCTCCTCCTCCGGGGCTCCGGCGCACTTCGCTATCACGGAGATGTCGGTCTGCGAATCGACCCTGGCGATGTCGAAATCGAGGGGGTCCTCGTAATCTATGTCCCTGAAGCCGAAGCGCTGCGGGTCCTTCGCCATTATGGTCGCGGCTATGTATTTAGGCACGTAGTCGCGCGTCTCGGCCCTTAGCGCATGGCGGTCTTCGGCATGGCCCCAGAAGTCGCGGCTCCCGGTGGACGCGATCGCCTGGCGCACCCGCCCCGGGCCTGCGTTGTAGCCCGCCATGGCCAGATACCAGTCGCCGAACTCGTCGTGCAGGTCCCTGAAGAAGCCGGCAGCCGCGTAGGTCGCCTTGATCGGGTCCCTGCGCTCGTCGATCCACCCGTCGGTCTTCAGGCCGTAGATGTTTCCCGTAGACCTTATGAACTGCCAGGCCCCCACCGCGTTCGCGTGCGAACGGGCCGTGTCGTTGAACCCGCTCTCTATGAGGGCTATGTAGACGAGGTCCTTGGGCATCCCCTGTTCCTTCAGTATCTTCTGCATGACGGGGATGTAGCGGCCGGAGCGGGCGAGGTACCGCTCGAAGTGGCGCCTGCCGGGCCCCTGGAAATACTCCATCCACGCCACGACCCTGTCGTTGACCACCAGCGGGATGTCGGAGCGGGGCAGGGTCTTGAGGTTGTGCTCCGCGATGTAGCGGCGCGCGTCGCGCGCGCTCCTGGCGCCGTCTTTCCCTGAGCACGAAGCGATAAACGATGCGGCCGAAACGACCGCAATCAAGATTACCAGTGGCTTGAATCGAATCATCACCTCTCCCTATGCACGGTCGCTACGGCCCCATGAAATAATTATACCTGCAAAGAGGGCCGGGCGCCAGATGACACCTGTGTTATCCTCTTGAATATCAAAAAGTTGTGTAATTTCTCAGCACTGCCGACGATTTTTTCAGTCGGCCTGTTTCCTCAAGAAAGTCGGTATGTCGTACTCGTCGTTCTGGTATTCGAGCACGCCGATCTCCCTGGCTATGTCTTTGAGATCATTATTTATTTCCTGCTTGGCAAAGCCCTTGTTCACCAGCGCCTCGCCGGCGAGCACCCCGGCTGAAACAGGGGCGTGCCTGGAGGCACCGAGCGGGAAGGCGCCCTTCTCCCTGCCCTGGGGCTGGTGCTGCTGTGCGGCAAGTGCAAGCTGCGGCTGCGCCCTGAGCTCGGCCTGCGCCGGGTGCTGCCTCGGCATGGTCATGGTGAGCCCCTGTGCCGCCTGGGAATAGCTCGAGACCGAGGGCGCCGCAGTCACCGTGTGCGCGGACCGGAGCGCCTTGCCCTGCGGCTTGTTGAAGCCGGTCGCGATCACCGTCACGCGCATCTCGCCCCGCATCTCCTCGTTGATCACCGCGCCGAAGAGTATGTTGGCGTTGTCGTCCGCCTCCTGCTGGATGATCTTGGACGCCTCGCTTATCTCGTAGAGCGTCATGTCCGGCCCGCCGGTGATGTTGATGAGTATCCCGGTAGCGCCCTTGATCGTGGTGTCCTCCAGCAGCGGGCTCGAGATCGCCTTCGTCGCCGCGTCGATCGCCCTGGACTCGCCCTCGCCGATCCCCGTGCCCATGAGCGCCATGCCCATCTCGTTCATCACGGTGCGGACGTCGGCGAAGTCGAGGTTGACCAGGCCGTGCACCGTGATGAGGTCCGCGATCCCCTTCACCGCCTGGAAGAGGACCTCGTCGGCCTTCTTGAATGCGTCGATGACGGTGACGTCGTGGCCCACCACCCCGAGCAGCTTCTCGTTCGGTATGGTGATGAGCGTGTCGACCGCCTCGCGCAGCTCCGCGATCCCGCGCTCGGACTGCTGCGACCGCTGTCTCCCCTCGAAGGTGAAAGGCTTGGTCACCACGCCGACGGTCAGCGCGCCCATCTCCTTCGCCAGCTTGGCGATGATCGGAGCGCCGCCGGTCCCGGTGCCGCCGCCCATGCCCGCGGTTATGAAGACCATGTCGGCGCCGTCGAGCTGCTCGACAATCGCCTTCTGGTCCTCGAGCGCCGCGTTGCGGCCGACCTCCGGGTTGGCGCCGGCGCCGAGCCCCTTGGTCAGCTCCCTCCCTATCTGGATCTTGCTGGGGGCGAGGTTGAGCCTGAGCGCCTGCATGTCGGTGTTTGCCACCATGAAATCCACGCCCTCGAGACCATGCTCCATCATCGTGTTGATCGCGTTGCCCCCGCCGCCCCCTACCCCGATCACCTTTATCTTGGCGTTCTGTGCGCAGCTCTCGACTAATTCAAACATGGGATCCTCCCTTGTGCCCTTATGGTTGACGTTAGAATATCTCCCCCAGAAGCTCCTTCATGCGGCCCTTGACCTTGTTGTATATGTTGCGGTCCCGCACCTTGAACCGCTGCTCGTCCCTGTTGTTGGAGCCCAGCTGGGTGAGCCCTACCGCGGTGGAGTACATAGGGTTCTTCACCACGTCCACGAGGCCGCCGATCCTCTTGGGCAGCCCCTTCCGGACCGGGAGGTTGAATATCTGCTCGGCCAGCTCCCCCGCACCCTCCAGCGAAGATGTGCCGCCGGTGAGCACGACCCCTGCAGCCAGCATGTCCTCGTAGCCGGAGCGGGCTATCTCCTGGTGGGCGAGGGTGAATATCTCCTCCATGCGCGGCTCGAGGATCTCTGCCAATATCTGCCTCGAGAGCACCCTCGGGCTGCGGCCGCCCACCGACGGGACCTCTATGGTCTCGTCCTTGTGGATCATCCCGGCCACGCAGCAGCCGTACCTCTGCTTGATCTTCTCCGCCTCGTGCTGCGGCGTGCGGAGCCCCACCGCCACGTCGTTGGTCAGGTGGTTGCCGCCGATGGTCAGCACCGCCGTGTGGACGATCGATCCCTGGGAGAAGATAGCGATGTCGGTCGTGCCGCCGCCCACGTCGAGGAGCACGACGCCCAGGTCCTTCTCGTCGTTGGAGAGCACCGCCTCCGAGGAGGCGAGCTGCTGAAGTATGATGTCGTTGACGTTGAGTCCCGCCCGGTTGCAGCACTTGATTATGTTCTGTGCCGAGGTGACCGCGCCGGTCACTATGTGGACCTTGGATTCGAGCCTGACCCCGCTCATGCCCACCGGGTCGCGCACGCCGTCCTGATCGTCCACGATGAACTGCTGCGGGATCACGTGGATCACCTCGCGGTCGAGGGGAATGGAGACCGCCTGGGCCGCGTCTATGACCCTGTCGACGTCGGCCGGCGTCACCTCCTTGTCCTTGATCGCGACGATCCCGTGGCTGTTTATGCCCTTGATGTGGCCGCCCGCGATCCCGGCGAACACAGAGGCGATCTCGCAGCCGGCCATCAGCTCAGCCTCCTCGATCGCCTTGCGTATCGAGTTGACCGTGCTCTCGATGTTGACGACCACCCCCTTGCGGAGGCCCTTGGACGGGTGGGTCCCGATCCCGACGACGTCCACCCCCTCGTTCATCACCTCGCCCACGATGCAGCATATCTTCGTCGTGCCTATGTCCAGACCCACCACCAGATCCTCTCGCCTTGCCATTGAACTCCCCCTTTCCCTCCGCACAAGCCCATAGGCCCCGTCGCCGGA
Proteins encoded in this region:
- the ftsZ gene encoding cell division protein FtsZ, producing the protein MFELVESCAQNAKIKVIGVGGGGGNAINTMMEHGLEGVDFMVANTDMQALRLNLAPSKIQIGRELTKGLGAGANPEVGRNAALEDQKAIVEQLDGADMVFITAGMGGGTGTGGAPIIAKLAKEMGALTVGVVTKPFTFEGRQRSQQSERGIAELREAVDTLITIPNEKLLGVVGHDVTVIDAFKKADEVLFQAVKGIADLITVHGLVNLDFADVRTVMNEMGMALMGTGIGEGESRAIDAATKAISSPLLEDTTIKGATGILINITGGPDMTLYEISEASKIIQQEADDNANILFGAVINEEMRGEMRVTVIATGFNKPQGKALRSAHTVTAAPSVSSYSQAAQGLTMTMPRQHPAQAELRAQPQLALAAQQHQPQGREKGAFPLGASRHAPVSAGVLAGEALVNKGFAKQEINNDLKDIAREIGVLEYQNDEYDIPTFLRKQAD
- a CDS encoding LysM peptidoglycan-binding domain-containing protein, producing MIRFKPLVILIAVVSAASFIASCSGKDGARSARDARRYIAEHNLKTLPRSDIPLVVNDRVVAWMEYFQGPGRRHFERYLARSGRYIPVMQKILKEQGMPKDLVYIALIESGFNDTARSHANAVGAWQFIRSTGNIYGLKTDGWIDERRDPIKATYAAAGFFRDLHDEFGDWYLAMAGYNAGPGRVRQAIASTGSRDFWGHAEDRHALRAETRDYVPKYIAATIMAKDPQRFGFRDIDYEDPLDFDIARVDSQTDISVIAKCAGAPEEEVARLNAHLVRGATPPAESNYAIKLPRGTAENFKVAYAQIPEEERIKVVRHNVGKGDTLTKIARRYGVSSRKIASANGIGYKSHLRPGQTLIIPVGSYAARFASYDDGGSAGGSGGRSVTRYKVKKGDTLGGIASRHRGVTVAKLRSWNGLGSKSHIRAGQVLKIYGKGAPAKQRHDGSSDHYTVKKGDTAGGIAARAGVSTKQLMAMNNIKDPRRLKVGQRLVLSGQGPAKTTESSGDARQASRQSGGTHTVRSGETVGGIAGRYGMGAKELMALNNIKNPRSLKAGAKLKVNSRSAAAEPKAEVAAPIAVPEAVIGPVSDSEMTAAAGIDEAAAPSEVQAQKIQGSAATAVAKSAPATHRLKAGETLGHVAERYGVSTKNLMAWNNIRDPRKVRAGRNLVIRSGAGKSAASAKPETVRVEPMKSAAETPIKLSDASAPSRTSAGGGKTINHTVKNGETLWTIARMHSVTISQLQEWNSLDDPSAVRAGTTLRVIKN
- the ftsA gene encoding cell division protein FtsA, which encodes MARREDLVVGLDIGTTKICCIVGEVMNEGVDVVGIGTHPSKGLRKGVVVNIESTVNSIRKAIEEAELMAGCEIASVFAGIAGGHIKGINSHGIVAIKDKEVTPADVDRVIDAAQAVSIPLDREVIHVIPQQFIVDDQDGVRDPVGMSGVRLESKVHIVTGAVTSAQNIIKCCNRAGLNVNDIILQQLASSEAVLSNDEKDLGVVLLDVGGGTTDIAIFSQGSIVHTAVLTIGGNHLTNDVAVGLRTPQHEAEKIKQRYGCCVAGMIHKDETIEVPSVGGRSPRVLSRQILAEILEPRMEEIFTLAHQEIARSGYEDMLAAGVVLTGGTSSLEGAGELAEQIFNLPVRKGLPKRIGGLVDVVKNPMYSTAVGLTQLGSNNRDEQRFKVRDRNIYNKVKGRMKELLGEIF